From a region of the Rhodococcus sp. 4CII genome:
- a CDS encoding (2Fe-2S)-binding protein produces MDEQLRRVYEATLRRVPMIADQIGDPGHSSFPADRLTDPGWLADRVADTARRWGSGDPRVDGTLWWYSASSSLTGIPIATALLTGFAARPRLGDAVAFLRGDGSLGGLTASSALPVAEGLSVLASEMAGALTPIIDALAAAAGVRQAAMWAITTDSIANRALDAGAACGDRVRGSVFARELVDALHRAGVVMPDPRFVDVRAGAVSRRFTQRASCCLIYETPGPGKCVSCPRRPAEDRLRGLAALVM; encoded by the coding sequence ATGGATGAACAATTGCGGCGTGTCTACGAAGCGACCCTCCGCCGCGTCCCGATGATCGCCGACCAGATCGGGGACCCCGGCCACTCCTCGTTCCCGGCCGACCGCCTGACCGATCCCGGCTGGCTCGCGGACCGGGTCGCGGACACGGCGCGGCGGTGGGGTAGTGGCGATCCTCGGGTCGACGGCACCCTGTGGTGGTACTCGGCCAGTTCGTCACTGACCGGGATCCCGATCGCGACCGCGCTCCTCACGGGGTTCGCCGCCCGGCCGAGGCTCGGCGACGCCGTGGCATTCCTGCGGGGCGACGGGTCCCTCGGCGGCCTGACCGCGTCGTCGGCGCTGCCGGTCGCCGAGGGGCTGTCCGTGCTGGCGTCGGAGATGGCCGGGGCGCTGACGCCGATCATCGACGCCCTCGCCGCGGCGGCCGGAGTGCGGCAGGCCGCGATGTGGGCGATCACGACGGATTCGATCGCCAACCGGGCCCTCGACGCCGGTGCGGCCTGCGGCGACCGGGTACGCGGCAGTGTCTTCGCCCGGGAACTGGTGGACGCACTCCACCGGGCGGGGGTCGTGATGCCCGACCCGCGGTTCGTCGACGTGCGGGCCGGGGCGGTGTCCCGCCGGTTCACGCAGCGGGCGTCGTGCTGCCTGATCTACGAGACCCCGGGGCCGGGCAAGTGCGTGAGCTGCCCGAGAAGACCTGCCGAGGACCGGTTGCGAGGACTGGCCGCACTCGTGATGTGA